One genomic window of uncultured delta proteobacterium includes the following:
- a CDS encoding putative Porin (Evidence 3 : Function proposed based on presence of conserved amino acid motif, structural feature or limited homology): protein MKVNGQWWFWYSYATNPLLVKKDDTGKHADRVRARQRTRVQIQFIADENLSALLNLENNIHWGDSGKGTGPANSYGAINADNSTFVIKRAHLDWTIPNTQVKTRMGVQGINLPGASIWNPVLNADVAGVSVSNQFTPEFGLTAFWARPYDRNYYDDTTQADGKNELDDMDVFGVILPIKTDVVRFSPWAIAAVIGKDSDFFSNKLNYNGASINSVAATQPTWNPAGTAVTKAGKAAIAAKGDRDDQAYGWWIGTTFELPVLDPFFVKLDGMYGRVDTGDSDYDMSGWMVAGDIGYKFSFGSLSAIGFYSSGNDDDDDFGQLPIISADGAFNMSNALYGLAGASWRRWDGYLSNTGQGMWGMGIKIADVSFVDNLKHTLTGMWYGGTNKGDSVDNKRSVRAGANNTFGERQLTTSDHAWEVNLVNEYKVNENLSFRFDVGYIQLELGDSWTDKDDTKGNFLTGVGVQYMF, encoded by the coding sequence GTGAAGGTTAATGGTCAGTGGTGGTTCTGGTACAGCTACGCCACCAACCCCCTCCTGGTTAAAAAAGACGACACCGGCAAACATGCCGACCGCGTCCGCGCCCGCCAGCGTACCCGCGTGCAGATCCAGTTCATCGCTGACGAAAACCTCAGCGCCCTGTTGAACCTGGAAAACAACATCCACTGGGGCGACAGCGGCAAAGGCACCGGCCCGGCTAACTCCTACGGCGCGATCAACGCCGACAACAGCACCTTTGTTATCAAGCGCGCTCACCTGGATTGGACCATTCCCAACACCCAGGTCAAGACCCGCATGGGCGTGCAGGGCATCAACCTGCCCGGCGCCTCCATCTGGAACCCGGTGCTGAACGCTGACGTGGCCGGCGTGTCCGTGTCCAACCAGTTCACGCCGGAATTCGGCCTGACCGCGTTCTGGGCGCGTCCTTACGACCGCAACTACTATGACGACACCACCCAGGCCGACGGCAAAAACGAACTGGACGACATGGACGTGTTCGGCGTCATCCTGCCCATCAAAACCGATGTCGTGCGCTTCAGCCCCTGGGCCATTGCCGCCGTTATCGGCAAAGACAGCGATTTCTTCAGCAACAAGCTGAACTACAACGGCGCGTCGATTAACTCCGTTGCCGCGACCCAGCCCACCTGGAACCCCGCCGGCACCGCCGTCACCAAAGCTGGCAAAGCCGCCATCGCCGCCAAAGGCGACCGCGACGACCAGGCCTACGGTTGGTGGATCGGCACGACCTTTGAACTGCCCGTTCTCGATCCCTTCTTCGTGAAACTCGACGGCATGTACGGCCGTGTCGATACCGGCGACAGCGATTACGACATGTCCGGCTGGATGGTCGCCGGCGACATCGGCTACAAGTTCTCCTTTGGCTCCCTGTCCGCCATCGGCTTCTACTCCTCCGGCAACGACGACGACGACGACTTCGGCCAGCTGCCCATCATCAGCGCCGACGGCGCCTTCAACATGAGCAACGCCCTCTACGGCCTTGCCGGCGCCAGCTGGCGTCGTTGGGACGGCTACCTGAGCAACACCGGCCAGGGCATGTGGGGCATGGGCATCAAGATCGCCGACGTGTCCTTCGTGGACAACCTGAAGCACACCCTCACCGGTATGTGGTACGGCGGCACCAACAAGGGTGATTCCGTCGACAACAAGAGAAGCGTGCGCGCTGGTGCCAACAACACCTTCGGCGAACGCCAGCTTACCACCTCCGACCACGCTTGGGAAGTCAACCTGGTCAACGAATACAAGGTTAACGAAAACCTGAGCTTCCGCTTTGACGTTGGCTACATCCAGCTCGAACTGGGTGATTCCTGGACTGACAAAGACGACACCAAGGGCAACTTCCTCACCGGCGTCGGTGTGCAGTACATGTTCTAA
- the int gene encoding Integrase: MKLTDSFLRGLKGNGTVRKFSDGGGLYIHVSGIGGRLWRMGYRFGGKQKTLSFGTYPAVSLKAARRRREETKELLAAGIDPGEHKKALKAAAWAEAANSFEVVAREWYSLRKGSWAAAHAENVINRLEKHIFPPIGSSPVNRISAPELLQALRRIEASGAVDAAHRALQNCSQIFRYAISTGRSERDPAADLKGALSPFRSTSFATITDPHAIGILLRDIDAYSGNAVVRASLRMAPYVFVRPGELRRAEWAEFNLADGEWRIPASRMKMRIQHIVPLARQVREILEDLYKFTGKSRFLFPSMRANNAPISDMTLLAGLRRMGYDKVAMTMHGFRSMASTLLNEQGYNRDWIERQLAHGERNSIRAAYNYAEYLPERRRMMQEWADYLDALRQGRADAAATGLWRYPQPRTQR, from the coding sequence ATGAAATTGACGGATTCATTTCTGCGCGGTTTGAAAGGAAACGGCACTGTCCGGAAATTTTCCGACGGCGGCGGCTTGTACATCCATGTCTCCGGCATCGGCGGCAGGCTGTGGCGTATGGGATACCGTTTCGGCGGCAAGCAGAAGACACTGAGCTTCGGGACTTACCCCGCTGTAAGCTTGAAAGCCGCCCGCAGGCGCCGGGAGGAAACCAAGGAGCTGCTCGCGGCGGGCATTGACCCCGGAGAGCACAAAAAGGCTCTCAAGGCGGCGGCCTGGGCGGAAGCGGCCAACAGTTTCGAAGTGGTCGCCAGGGAATGGTATTCGCTCCGCAAGGGATCCTGGGCCGCAGCCCATGCTGAGAATGTTATTAACCGCCTTGAAAAACATATTTTTCCGCCAATAGGATCATCGCCCGTTAACCGCATAAGCGCGCCGGAACTTTTACAGGCCTTGCGGCGCATCGAGGCTTCCGGCGCGGTTGATGCGGCGCATAGGGCCTTGCAGAATTGCAGCCAGATTTTCCGTTACGCCATCAGCACGGGCCGTTCGGAAAGAGACCCCGCGGCGGACCTCAAGGGCGCGCTCTCTCCCTTCAGAAGCACAAGTTTTGCCACCATTACGGACCCGCACGCGATCGGGATTCTTCTCCGGGACATAGATGCCTACTCGGGAAATGCCGTGGTCAGGGCGTCCCTCCGGATGGCCCCGTATGTTTTCGTCCGCCCCGGGGAGCTCCGGCGGGCGGAATGGGCGGAATTCAACCTCGCGGATGGGGAATGGCGCATCCCGGCATCCCGGATGAAAATGCGCATCCAGCATATTGTCCCGCTTGCCCGGCAGGTTCGTGAGATTCTTGAAGATCTTTATAAATTTACCGGCAAATCCCGTTTTTTGTTTCCCAGCATGCGGGCAAACAACGCGCCCATAAGCGATATGACCCTGTTGGCCGGGTTGCGGCGGATGGGGTACGACAAGGTCGCCATGACGATGCACGGCTTCCGGAGCATGGCGAGCACCCTTTTGAACGAGCAGGGGTACAACAGGGATTGGATAGAACGGCAACTCGCCCACGGCGAGCGCAACAGTATCAGGGCAGCCTATAACTATGCGGAATACCTGCCGGAGAGACGCCGGATGATGCAGGAATGGGCTGACTACCTTGACGCTTTGCGCCAAGGCCGAGCGGACGCGGCCGCGACCGGCCTTTGGCGCTATCCGCAACCGCGCACGCAGCGTTGA
- a CDS encoding hypothetical protein (Evidence 5 : No homology to any previously reported sequences) codes for MIAGKHYRTIYIVYAAGIFFHKKYNTSKYTTTFTACYDKKNTDQPDAGLTIRKIVIRQLIFIYDSECL; via the coding sequence TTGATCGCCGGAAAGCATTATAGGACAATATATATCGTGTATGCCGCTGGTATCTTTTTCCACAAAAAATACAATACCAGCAAATATACCACCACTTTTACAGCTTGTTACGATAAAAAAAATACAGACCAACCGGATGCCGGCTTGACAATACGAAAAATAGTTATCCGTCAGTTGATATTTATATATGATAGTGAATGTTTATGA
- a CDS encoding putative Porin (Evidence 3 : Function proposed based on presence of conserved amino acid motif, structural feature or limited homology) gives MKKLLTLVVALGVVLGSLGAASAIDVKVNGQWWFWYSYATNPLLVKKDDTGKHADRVRARQRTRVQIQFIADENLSALLNLENNIHWGDSGKGTGPANSYGAINADNSTFVIKRAHLDWTIPNTQVKTRMGVQGINLPGASIWNPVLNADVAGVSVSNQFTPEFGLTAFWARPYDRNYYDDTTQADGKNELDDMDVFGVILPIKTDVVRFSPWAIAAVIGKDSDFFSNKLNYNGASINSVAATQPTWNPAGTAVTKAGKAAIAAKGDRDDQAYGWWIGTTFELPVLDPFFVKLDGMYGRVDTGDSDYDMSGWMVAGDIGYKFSFGSLSAIGFYSSGNDDDDDFGQLPIISADGAFNMSNALYGLAGASWRRWDGYLSNTGQGMWGMGIKIADVSFVDNLKHTLTGMWYGGTNKGDSVDNKRSVRAGANNTFGERQLTTSDHAWEVNLVNEYKVNENLSFRFDVGYIQLELGDSWTDKDDTKGNFLTGVGVQYMF, from the coding sequence ATGAAAAAACTTCTCACTCTCGTAGTGGCTCTGGGTGTGGTTCTGGGTTCGCTCGGCGCCGCCTCCGCCATCGACGTGAAGGTTAATGGTCAGTGGTGGTTCTGGTACAGCTACGCCACCAACCCCCTCCTGGTTAAAAAAGACGACACCGGCAAACATGCCGACCGCGTCCGCGCCCGCCAGCGTACCCGCGTGCAGATCCAGTTCATCGCTGACGAAAACCTCAGCGCCCTGTTGAACCTGGAAAACAACATCCACTGGGGCGACAGCGGCAAAGGCACCGGCCCGGCTAACTCCTACGGCGCGATCAACGCCGACAACAGCACCTTTGTTATCAAGCGCGCTCACCTGGATTGGACCATTCCCAACACCCAGGTCAAGACCCGCATGGGCGTGCAGGGCATCAACCTGCCCGGCGCCTCCATCTGGAACCCGGTGCTGAACGCTGACGTGGCCGGCGTGTCCGTGTCCAACCAGTTCACGCCGGAATTCGGCCTGACCGCGTTCTGGGCGCGTCCTTACGACCGCAACTACTATGACGACACCACCCAGGCCGACGGCAAAAACGAACTGGACGACATGGACGTGTTCGGCGTCATCCTGCCCATCAAAACCGATGTCGTGCGCTTCAGCCCCTGGGCCATTGCCGCCGTTATCGGCAAAGACAGCGATTTCTTCAGCAACAAGCTGAACTACAACGGCGCGTCGATTAACTCCGTTGCCGCGACCCAGCCCACCTGGAACCCCGCCGGCACCGCCGTCACCAAAGCTGGCAAAGCCGCCATCGCCGCCAAAGGCGACCGCGACGACCAGGCCTACGGTTGGTGGATCGGCACGACCTTTGAACTGCCCGTTCTCGATCCCTTCTTCGTGAAACTCGACGGCATGTACGGCCGTGTCGATACCGGCGACAGCGATTACGACATGTCCGGCTGGATGGTCGCCGGCGACATCGGCTACAAGTTCTCCTTTGGCTCCCTGTCCGCCATCGGCTTCTACTCCTCCGGCAACGACGACGACGACGACTTCGGCCAGCTGCCCATCATCAGCGCCGACGGCGCCTTCAACATGAGCAACGCCCTCTACGGCCTTGCCGGCGCCAGCTGGCGTCGTTGGGACGGCTACCTGAGCAACACCGGCCAGGGCATGTGGGGCATGGGCATCAAGATCGCCGACGTGTCCTTCGTGGACAACCTGAAGCACACCCTCACCGGTATGTGGTACGGCGGCACCAACAAGGGTGATTCCGTCGACAACAAGAGAAGCGTGCGCGCTGGTGCCAACAACACCTTCGGCGAACGCCAGCTTACCACCTCCGACCACGCTTGGGAAGTCAACCTGGTCAACGAATACAAGGTTAACGAAAACCTGAGCTTCCGCTTTGACGTTGGCTACATCCAGCTCGAACTGGGTGATTCCTGGACTGACAAAGACGACACCAAGGGCAACTTCCTCACCGGCGTCGGTGTGCAGTACATGTTCTAA
- a CDS encoding hypothetical protein (Evidence 5 : No homology to any previously reported sequences), which yields MAPGFFSPETEREPSFTAVFPLEETAGPPYAAATEKTARNSEDADERQYSLAAPLPLAPRLRPGETGGGSGAPGKLGRDSLPPARQNIRPARP from the coding sequence ATGGCCCCCGGTTTTTTTTCGCCTGAAACGGAACGGGAGCCTTCGTTCACGGCTGTTTTTCCTCTGGAAGAAACGGCGGGACCGCCGTATGCTGCGGCAACGGAAAAAACCGCCCGGAACAGCGAGGATGCCGATGAAAGACAGTATAGCCTGGCCGCGCCCCTACCTCTGGCTCCACGATTACGCCCGGGCGAAACCGGAGGCGGAAGTGGAGCACCGGGAAAGCTGGGACGCGATTCTCTACCGCCTGCACGGCAAAATATTCGCCCTGCTCGTCCGTAA
- a CDS encoding conserved hypothetical protein (Evidence 4 : Homologs of previously reported genes of unknown function) encodes MKDSIAWPRPYLWLHDYARAKPEAEVEHRESWDAILYRLHGKIFALLVRNKVDGVLLNLKCDPYLSLLFRERYATVMPGWHMNKLHWISLSLRGRTPEAVCKELVDISYDLVRAGLPASLRNG; translated from the coding sequence ATGAAAGACAGTATAGCCTGGCCGCGCCCCTACCTCTGGCTCCACGATTACGCCCGGGCGAAACCGGAGGCGGAAGTGGAGCACCGGGAAAGCTGGGACGCGATTCTCTACCGCCTGCACGGCAAAATATTCGCCCTGCTCGTCCGTAACAAGGTGGACGGCGTGCTGCTCAACCTCAAGTGCGATCCCTATCTGTCCCTCCTCTTCCGCGAACGGTACGCAACCGTGATGCCGGGCTGGCACATGAACAAGCTCCACTGGATATCCCTCTCCTTGCGCGGCCGGACGCCGGAAGCGGTCTGCAAGGAGTTGGTGGACATCTCCTACGACCTTGTCCGGGCGGGCCTGCCCGCCTCGCTGCGGAACGGGTGA
- a CDS encoding hypothetical protein (Evidence 5 : No homology to any previously reported sequences), protein MRSLSVPPLPRTVRNRDAGLAHEQAPLDIPLLARPDAGSGLQGVGGHLLRPCPGGPARLAAERVRGEKQTPPRWTGAAFVMDSGRAGRVSGELQGKKIRAQKNQAGNRETIPEEPPAQLRLGRVHGVVHAKRFRAGFRIQFRSFDRHVEKSLVIYSLHCIFLRKCVVPHILRNNSIDVIFFYSESRPFL, encoded by the coding sequence GTGCGATCCCTATCTGTCCCTCCTCTTCCGCGAACGGTACGCAACCGTGATGCCGGGCTGGCACATGAACAAGCTCCACTGGATATCCCTCTCCTTGCGCGGCCGGACGCCGGAAGCGGTCTGCAAGGAGTTGGTGGACATCTCCTACGACCTTGTCCGGGCGGGCCTGCCCGCCTCGCTGCGGAACGGGTGAGAGGGGAGAAACAAACGCCGCCCCGGTGGACCGGGGCGGCGTTTGTTATGGACAGCGGCCGCGCGGGCCGCGTCAGTGGTGAACTACAGGGTAAAAAGATACGCGCCCAAAAGAATCAGGCCGGAAACCGCGAGACCATACCAGAAGAACCGCCGGCCCAGTTGCGCCTCGGCCGGGTCCATGGGGTTGTGCACGCGAAGCGCTTCCGCGCGGGATTCCGCATACAGTTCCGTTCTTTCGACAGGCATGTCGAAAAGTCTCTGGTCATATACAGTTTGCATTGCATTTTCCTCCGAAAGTGCGTTGTTCCACACATATTGCGGAACAACAGTATAGACGTAATATTTTTTTACAGTGAGTCAAGACCGTTTCTGTAA
- a CDS encoding hypothetical protein (Evidence 5 : No homology to any previously reported sequences), with product MQTVYDQRLFDMPVERTELYAESRAEALRVHNPMDPAEAQLGRRFFWYGLAVSGLILLGAYLFTL from the coding sequence ATGCAAACTGTATATGACCAGAGACTTTTCGACATGCCTGTCGAAAGAACGGAACTGTATGCGGAATCCCGCGCGGAAGCGCTTCGCGTGCACAACCCCATGGACCCGGCCGAGGCGCAACTGGGCCGGCGGTTCTTCTGGTATGGTCTCGCGGTTTCCGGCCTGATTCTTTTGGGCGCGTATCTTTTTACCCTGTAG
- a CDS encoding putative Histidine kinase (Evidence 3 : Function proposed based on presence of conserved amino acid motif, structural feature or limited homology; Product type pe : putative enzyme) → MFTRLNLKTKIFFLVTAVVVVSFLSVVMIVSSRSIGAAKADAFILAKETAEKYKNEITAELQGARVTSETLSVVFETLKEHEVTDRTLMNDILKRALLQKEYITAFCIGYEPNALDGKDAEYAGKKPEYDETGRYAPYWNKSGDTIQVQPLYDIDIADWWIVPKRTKQEYLTDPYPYEVQGRTVMLASMIFPILHKGEFIGIISSDIVLDKLQEMVSRVDTRGTGEYTEIFSNSGAIVAHPDKQYLARDIRETALRDMVVNDPQKRDAVLQYAQMYLEKNLLAEQADEARVKDRDALAAFMKNLRDNAADPKAAPLAWPAISPDLAGEMLSAVPATLREAAEARSAIKGGKLHIVSGKDFYTVYMPVRLSAATNPWSVAVNVPMTEVLKSADSIRNYVMAVSLVSICFIAALLYLIARSVTKPVLVLAKTAKALGEGQFDIDVPQSRGGEIGVLAGAFKVMAERINELVTKLQNYARELEEKNRNLKTLNEMLVAAKEQAEESSRAKSDFLSNMSHEMRTPLNAVIGMTSIGKAAPDMKKKDYAFKKIEDASTHLLGVVNDILDMSKIEANKLELSVMDFDFERMLRKVVNFINFRVDEKKQDFHVTVDKNIPRRLSGDDQRLAQVLTNLLSNAVKFTPENGSIRLDTSLVEEKDGECVIRFEVADTGIGISHEQQARLFQAFQQADSSTSRDFGGTGLGLAISKRIVDLMRGQIWIESELGKGATFIFTVRIARGGAERQSSLDAGVNWKNIRVLAADDDAETREYFAETAAGFGIACDVVPGGAEALALLEKGVHYDIYFIDWKMPGMNGIELSRKIRELSGGKAVVTMISSVEWGVIAGEAKAAGVDRFLPKPMFRSDIADCINECLGLGALPEEETPCRVTDSFPGRHVLLAEDVAINREICLALLEPTQLEIDCATNGKEAFVMFSENQDRYDMILMDVQMPVMDGLEATRRIRALGTPKALTIPIIAMTANVFREDIEKCLAAGMNDHLGKPLDMDVVGEKLRRYFSQSGA, encoded by the coding sequence ATGTTTACTCGTTTGAATCTCAAGACAAAGATATTCTTCCTGGTCACCGCGGTCGTGGTGGTGTCGTTTCTGTCCGTCGTCATGATCGTTTCCAGCAGGAGCATCGGCGCGGCAAAGGCGGATGCGTTCATCCTGGCCAAGGAAACGGCGGAAAAGTACAAAAACGAAATCACGGCGGAACTGCAAGGGGCGCGGGTAACCTCGGAAACGCTCTCGGTCGTGTTTGAAACGCTGAAGGAACATGAGGTTACCGACCGGACGCTGATGAACGACATCCTGAAACGCGCCCTGCTGCAAAAAGAATACATAACCGCCTTCTGCATCGGGTACGAACCGAACGCCCTTGACGGAAAAGACGCCGAGTACGCCGGGAAAAAACCGGAGTATGACGAGACGGGACGCTATGCGCCGTACTGGAACAAATCCGGCGACACCATCCAGGTGCAGCCCCTGTACGATATTGATATTGCGGACTGGTGGATCGTGCCCAAACGGACGAAGCAGGAATACCTCACCGACCCGTATCCCTACGAGGTGCAGGGCCGGACCGTCATGCTGGCCAGCATGATTTTTCCCATTCTGCACAAAGGGGAGTTCATCGGCATCATTTCTTCCGATATCGTCCTCGACAAGCTCCAGGAAATGGTGTCGCGCGTCGACACGCGCGGAACGGGCGAATATACGGAAATTTTTTCAAACTCCGGCGCAATCGTGGCGCACCCGGACAAGCAGTATCTCGCGCGGGACATCCGGGAAACAGCACTTCGCGATATGGTCGTTAACGATCCGCAAAAACGGGACGCGGTGCTGCAATACGCCCAGATGTACCTGGAGAAAAACCTGCTCGCGGAACAGGCGGACGAGGCCCGGGTGAAAGATCGCGACGCGCTTGCGGCCTTTATGAAAAACCTGCGGGACAACGCCGCTGACCCCAAAGCCGCGCCCCTGGCCTGGCCCGCCATTTCTCCGGACCTGGCCGGGGAGATGCTTTCCGCCGTCCCGGCAACGCTGCGTGAGGCCGCGGAGGCCAGAAGCGCCATCAAGGGCGGGAAACTGCACATCGTCAGCGGCAAGGACTTTTACACGGTTTACATGCCCGTCCGGCTCAGCGCGGCGACAAACCCCTGGTCCGTGGCGGTCAACGTGCCCATGACCGAGGTGCTCAAATCCGCCGACAGCATCCGGAATTACGTCATGGCGGTGTCGCTCGTCTCCATCTGCTTTATCGCCGCCCTCTTGTATCTTATAGCGCGCAGCGTCACCAAGCCGGTGCTCGTGCTGGCGAAAACCGCCAAGGCCCTCGGCGAGGGCCAGTTTGACATCGACGTGCCCCAAAGCCGGGGCGGCGAAATCGGCGTCCTGGCCGGGGCGTTCAAGGTCATGGCCGAGAGGATCAACGAGCTCGTCACGAAATTGCAGAATTACGCCAGGGAGCTGGAGGAAAAAAACCGCAACCTGAAGACCTTGAACGAAATGCTCGTCGCGGCCAAGGAACAGGCGGAGGAATCGAGCCGGGCAAAGAGCGATTTCCTCTCCAACATGAGCCATGAGATGCGTACGCCCCTCAACGCGGTCATCGGCATGACCTCCATCGGGAAGGCCGCCCCCGACATGAAAAAGAAAGACTACGCCTTTAAAAAGATTGAGGACGCCTCCACCCATCTTCTGGGGGTCGTCAACGATATTCTGGATATGTCCAAGATCGAGGCGAACAAGCTCGAACTTTCGGTCATGGACTTCGACTTCGAGCGGATGCTGCGCAAGGTCGTCAACTTCATCAACTTCCGCGTGGACGAGAAAAAGCAGGATTTCCACGTGACCGTGGACAAGAATATCCCGCGCAGGCTGTCCGGGGACGATCAGCGGCTGGCGCAGGTTTTGACGAACCTGCTCTCCAACGCGGTGAAATTCACGCCGGAAAACGGCTCCATCCGGCTGGACACCAGCCTGGTCGAGGAAAAGGACGGCGAGTGCGTCATCCGCTTCGAGGTGGCCGATACCGGCATAGGCATAAGCCACGAGCAACAGGCGCGGCTGTTCCAGGCGTTTCAGCAGGCGGACAGCAGCACCTCCCGCGATTTCGGCGGGACCGGGCTCGGCCTTGCGATTTCGAAACGGATCGTGGACCTGATGCGCGGGCAAATCTGGATCGAGTCGGAACTCGGGAAAGGCGCGACGTTCATCTTCACGGTCCGGATCGCCAGGGGCGGGGCGGAACGGCAAAGCAGCCTGGATGCCGGTGTGAACTGGAAAAATATCCGCGTCCTGGCCGCGGACGACGATGCCGAGACCCGGGAATACTTCGCGGAAACGGCGGCGGGCTTCGGCATCGCGTGCGACGTCGTTCCCGGCGGGGCGGAAGCTCTGGCGCTGCTTGAAAAGGGCGTGCATTACGACATCTATTTCATAGACTGGAAAATGCCCGGCATGAACGGCATCGAACTGTCGCGAAAAATACGGGAACTGAGCGGGGGCAAGGCCGTGGTCACCATGATATCCTCGGTGGAATGGGGCGTCATCGCGGGGGAAGCCAAGGCCGCCGGGGTGGACCGTTTCTTGCCCAAACCCATGTTCCGGTCGGATATCGCCGACTGTATCAACGAATGTCTCGGGCTCGGCGCGCTCCCCGAGGAAGAGACGCCGTGCCGCGTGACGGACTCCTTCCCCGGCCGCCATGTGCTTTTGGCCGAAGACGTGGCGATCAACCGCGAAATCTGCCTGGCCCTGCTGGAGCCGACGCAACTGGAAATCGACTGCGCGACGAATGGGAAGGAAGCGTTCGTCATGTTCAGCGAAAACCAGGACCGGTACGACATGATCCTGATGGACGTGCAGATGCCCGTCATGGACGGGCTGGAGGCGACCCGCCGCATCCGGGCGCTCGGTACGCCAAAGGCGCTGACTATTCCCATCATAGCCATGACGGCCAACGTTTTTAGGGAAGATATCGAAAAATGCCTGGCCGCCGGGATGAACGACCACCTGGGCAAGCCCCTGGATATGGACGTGGTGGGCGAGAAACTGCGGCGGTATTTTTCACAAAGCGGCGCATGA